In a single window of the Sulfurimonas crateris genome:
- a CDS encoding type II toxin-antitoxin system HipA family toxin has product MSIKVVNVYLHTQSQKLKVGRLALKERQIYFEYDGNFLKTGIELSPYKLPLSTGVKVCDDRVFDGLFGVFADSLPDGWGKLLIDRHLMSQGVNFAQISPLDRLMMIGEFGTGALSYEPLMEGVSAKETINLDELALSSQEILKGVSAKNIETLIANNGSSAGARPKIMVQINKDAQILPSNQPLVDGFEHYMVKFAGSTDSPHIGKLEYIYSLMAKDAGVDISETKLLQGKENSYFAIKRFDRSGDKRVHIHSLAGLVHSDFRLPSIDYDDILKLTLNLTKDMSEVLKVYRLAVFNLLTHNRDDHAKNFSYLLDENNNWIFAPAYDLTFSFGPGGEHSTTYLGEGKNPGKKYLEELAKKHGVKEYKSIIDAMRSAVSNFKKYATDVQLPQKYSDEICGQFVEV; this is encoded by the coding sequence ATGAGCATCAAAGTTGTCAATGTTTATTTGCACACACAATCTCAAAAACTCAAAGTCGGGCGACTTGCTTTGAAAGAGAGGCAGATATATTTTGAATATGATGGTAACTTTTTAAAAACAGGAATTGAACTCTCGCCATACAAACTTCCTCTTAGTACAGGTGTAAAAGTGTGTGATGATAGAGTATTTGATGGATTGTTTGGAGTTTTTGCAGATTCATTGCCTGATGGCTGGGGAAAGCTGCTGATTGACAGACATCTTATGAGTCAAGGGGTCAATTTTGCTCAGATTTCACCGCTTGATAGACTTATGATGATAGGTGAATTTGGTACAGGGGCGCTAAGTTATGAGCCGCTTATGGAGGGTGTAAGTGCAAAAGAGACAATAAATTTGGATGAGTTAGCTCTTTCATCACAAGAGATTTTAAAAGGTGTAAGTGCCAAAAATATCGAAACTCTCATAGCAAACAACGGCTCAAGCGCAGGTGCAAGACCAAAAATCATGGTGCAGATAAATAAAGATGCTCAAATACTCCCATCAAATCAACCTCTTGTGGATGGATTTGAGCACTATATGGTCAAATTTGCAGGAAGTACAGATAGCCCACATATTGGGAAATTAGAGTATATCTACTCTCTTATGGCAAAAGATGCGGGTGTAGATATAAGCGAAACGAAACTGCTTCAAGGTAAAGAAAATAGCTATTTCGCCATCAAGAGATTCGATAGAAGCGGTGATAAGAGAGTTCACATCCACTCATTAGCAGGGTTAGTTCATAGCGATTTTAGATTGCCAAGTATTGACTATGACGACATTTTAAAACTTACTCTTAATCTTACAAAAGATATGAGCGAGGTGTTAAAGGTGTATAGATTAGCGGTATTTAATCTGCTCACACATAACCGTGATGATCATGCCAAAAACTTCTCTTATCTTTTAGATGAAAACAATAATTGGATATTTGCACCTGCGTATGATTTGACATTCTCTTTTGGTCCAGGCGGTGAACATAGCACAACGTATCTTGGAGAAGGCAAGAATCCAGGCAAAAAATATCTTGAAGAGCTTGCAAAAAAGCATGGAGTTAAAGAGTATAAAAGTATCATCGATGCAATGCGCAGTGCTGTGTCAAACTTTAAAAAATATGCGACTGATGTGCAATTACCGCAAAAATATAGTGATGAGATTTGTGGTCAGTTTGTAGAGGTTTAA
- a CDS encoding MotA/TolQ/ExbB proton channel family protein, with amino-acid sequence MMTNAITLTISIMIVALFIQSMKNRGRNFKNEIVSLGILGTFIGIAIGLYHFDVTNIKESMPQLLEGLKTAFVTSGMGIFFSILLSIFKPQATKKEEVIYALEEVVKDFNKNLTEQFGDNFKQLNDAVKNMILWQDNYKSHIQESEQSISHIIKELKQISLAKESEQANIQKLIDNLTSSSDKVKVSLEETTDIVKENMQLLLREANGRL; translated from the coding sequence ATGATGACCAATGCCATAACTTTAACAATCAGCATAATGATAGTAGCACTTTTTATCCAAAGCATGAAGAACAGAGGAAGAAATTTTAAAAACGAGATAGTAAGCCTTGGGATACTAGGAACTTTTATAGGTATAGCTATCGGTCTTTATCACTTTGATGTAACAAATATAAAAGAGAGTATGCCACAGCTTCTTGAAGGGCTTAAGACGGCATTTGTTACATCTGGGATGGGGATATTTTTCTCCATACTTCTCTCCATCTTTAAGCCACAAGCAACGAAGAAAGAGGAAGTTATTTACGCGCTTGAGGAAGTTGTCAAAGATTTTAACAAAAACCTAACCGAGCAGTTTGGAGACAACTTCAAGCAGTTAAATGATGCGGTAAAAAATATGATTCTCTGGCAGGATAACTATAAGAGTCATATTCAAGAGAGTGAACAAAGCATTAGCCATATTATAAAAGAGCTCAAACAGATATCACTTGCAAAAGAGAGTGAGCAGGCAAATATTCAAAAACTCATAGACAATCTTACCTCTTCAAGCGATAAGGTTAAAGTATCACTTGAAGAGACAACCGACATCGTCAAAGAAAATATGCAGTTACTGTTGCGTGAAGCAAACGGGAGACTCTAA
- a CDS encoding ParA family protein produces the protein MQIIIYNQKGGVGKSMLATQIALHFDTTIIELDPYGMLTKTLDDRVIKIALDAQAPEIESGDVVYDFGGFDDIRLESIAKNATLILLPFNPTINSLGTTLQSYNRVKNLELPVLFVVNGYIKESDIEDAVSFLAEHTQDEIDCFAIPHTRALQTAENDGVSIIELAKSGGLKQHTYKKISSVMQDLMKKIEEYN, from the coding sequence ATGCAAATTATCATATATAATCAAAAAGGCGGCGTTGGCAAATCTATGCTTGCTACGCAGATAGCTCTTCATTTTGACACAACCATCATAGAACTTGACCCATACGGTATGCTCACAAAAACACTTGATGACAGAGTAATAAAAATCGCACTTGATGCACAAGCACCAGAGATTGAAAGTGGGGATGTCGTTTATGACTTTGGAGGGTTCGATGATATTCGTCTTGAGAGTATTGCTAAAAACGCGACTCTTATACTCCTGCCGTTTAATCCCACTATTAACTCTTTAGGAACAACCTTGCAGAGCTACAACCGTGTAAAAAATTTGGAACTTCCCGTTTTGTTTGTAGTAAATGGATATATCAAAGAGAGTGATATCGAGGATGCTGTTAGTTTTTTAGCAGAGCATACGCAAGATGAGATAGACTGTTTTGCTATTCCACATACAAGAGCACTGCAAACTGCCGAAAATGATGGAGTAAGCATTATAGAACTTGCCAAGAGCGGCGGACTCAAACAGCACACCTACAAAAAGATATCCTCTGTAATGCAAGATTTAATGAAAAAAATCGAGGAGTATAACTAA
- the proB gene encoding glutamate 5-kinase, translating to MKRVVIKVGTAVLTENNHIAKERMLNLVTLIVMLKKKYDVILVTSGAVAAGYSILKLDKRKQIGKKALAAAGQPILMTAYKKKFDIYDITTAQILLTEDDFDSRKRTKMFQEIIDAHLENDILPIVNENDITSTPEQLFGDNDQLSANVAYAVEADLLVILSDINGYYTKNPQEYKDAKLYKTVNELPKEALADTSTANNEFATGGIVTKLKAADFLIKRGKRMLLCNGFDLSAAKSFLLEDNHTLGTLFEPKVKSEK from the coding sequence ATGAAAAGAGTTGTTATTAAAGTCGGTACTGCTGTCCTGACGGAGAATAATCATATTGCGAAGGAGCGTATGTTAAACCTGGTTACACTTATTGTTATGCTTAAAAAGAAGTATGACGTAATATTAGTAACATCGGGGGCAGTCGCTGCGGGATATTCTATTTTAAAACTTGACAAAAGAAAACAGATCGGCAAAAAAGCACTAGCGGCTGCGGGACAGCCTATTTTAATGACCGCATACAAAAAGAAATTTGATATTTATGATATTACAACGGCGCAAATTTTACTTACAGAAGATGATTTTGACTCACGAAAACGTACTAAAATGTTTCAAGAGATCATAGATGCGCATCTGGAGAACGATATTTTACCTATAGTAAATGAAAACGATATTACATCTACACCTGAGCAGCTTTTTGGAGACAATGACCAGCTCTCTGCAAATGTAGCTTATGCCGTAGAAGCAGATTTGCTGGTCATACTTAGCGATATTAACGGCTATTACACTAAAAATCCTCAAGAGTACAAAGACGCAAAACTCTATAAAACCGTAAATGAACTTCCAAAAGAGGCTCTAGCAGACACCTCGACTGCGAACAACGAATTTGCGACAGGCGGGATCGTGACAAAACTAAAAGCTGCTGATTTTTTAATAAAGCGCGGAAAAAGAATGCTTCTGTGCAACGGGTTTGATCTGAGTGCCGCAAAATCTTTTCTGCTTGAGGATAATCATACTCTTGGAACTCTCTTTGAGCCAAAAGTCAAAAGCGAGAAGTAA
- a CDS encoding phospholipase D-like domain-containing protein, with protein sequence MKKLLFLLFTVVLIAKEQLFVHVPSSLPSSATNTSFGRELLVLIDDAKEEISFAIYGLREQDAVLEALIRAKKRGVTIKAVVDSDSHGNNYYTDTHTLYKHFSVVSDGKSYIMHNKFFIIDRKTLWSGSANISDTGTGGYNANNAVTTDDKRVVSLYQEEFDEMFDEKKFSKKKNKRGYERIKTEDSIISVYFSPKSNTYEEGIKELIRNAKEYIFVPIFYLTHKELSYELMRAKKRGVDVKIILDASAAGNKYSMHKKLREEGVEVKVENFGGKMHCKSMVVDDSHIISGSMNFTKAGNSTNDENTLIIQNSTLAIKYKNYFLELWQKIPDKQ encoded by the coding sequence GTGAAAAAACTTCTTTTTTTACTCTTTACAGTTGTTCTCATTGCAAAAGAGCAGCTTTTTGTACATGTGCCGAGCAGTTTACCTTCTAGTGCTACAAACACATCTTTTGGCAGAGAGCTTTTAGTGCTTATTGATGATGCTAAAGAGGAGATCAGTTTTGCTATCTATGGACTTAGAGAGCAAGATGCGGTTTTAGAGGCGCTTATAAGAGCAAAAAAAAGAGGCGTTACTATAAAAGCGGTTGTCGATAGTGATTCACATGGCAATAACTACTATACAGATACACATACACTCTATAAACATTTTAGCGTTGTGAGTGATGGTAAAAGTTACATTATGCATAACAAATTTTTTATCATCGACAGAAAAACTCTTTGGAGCGGCTCGGCAAACATAAGCGATACGGGTACGGGCGGCTACAACGCAAACAACGCCGTAACAACCGACGATAAAAGAGTTGTATCACTCTATCAAGAGGAGTTTGATGAGATGTTTGATGAAAAAAAGTTCTCCAAAAAAAAGAACAAAAGAGGTTATGAGCGCATAAAAACAGAGGATTCCATAATCTCTGTTTACTTCTCTCCAAAATCAAACACTTACGAAGAGGGGATAAAAGAGCTTATCCGGAACGCCAAAGAGTATATTTTTGTACCGATTTTTTATTTAACACACAAAGAGCTCTCTTATGAACTTATGCGAGCAAAGAAGAGAGGCGTTGATGTAAAAATCATCTTAGATGCAAGTGCCGCAGGCAATAAGTACTCCATGCATAAAAAGCTAAGAGAAGAAGGCGTAGAGGTAAAAGTTGAGAACTTTGGCGGCAAGATGCACTGCAAATCCATGGTTGTAGATGACAGCCACATCATCAGCGGCTCCATGAACTTCACAAAAGCAGGCAATAGCACAAACGATGAAAACACGCTTATCATACAAAATAGCACCTTAGCTATCAAGTATAAAAACTACTTTTTAGAGCTTTGGCAAAAAATACCTGATAAACAATAA
- a CDS encoding helix-turn-helix transcriptional regulator, translated as MKENQKRWLTPVEFEEEFAICVETQKKMRSEKRIPYSKIGRKFVRYDRLKIDQWFEEHEVVGYEQ; from the coding sequence ATGAAAGAGAACCAAAAGCGATGGTTAACACCTGTTGAATTTGAAGAGGAATTTGCTATTTGTGTTGAAACGCAGAAAAAAATGAGAAGTGAAAAAAGAATACCATATAGCAAAATTGGACGGAAATTTGTTAGATATGATCGATTGAAAATTGATCAGTGGTTCGAAGAGCACGAGGTAGTAGGTTATGAACAATAA
- a CDS encoding OmpA family protein has translation MQDSESNWINIADVMSALMMIFMFISISFLYQLLSEKENYKIELNKALHKEFDKDLVKWQALITENNIMRFNSPFETGGAQVPEAFYEILQDFFPRYIKVLSNTKFKSEIEEIRVEGHTSNGWGSIADAKEVYLKNMHLSQERASNVLSLCYGLDDFFIRNNIKWLEANLRANGMAFSKPLYVDGSKTEDTERSKRVEFKVIAKDK, from the coding sequence ATGCAAGATAGTGAGAGCAACTGGATCAATATAGCAGATGTTATGTCAGCGCTTATGATGATATTTATGTTTATCTCCATCTCTTTTTTATACCAACTTCTTAGCGAAAAAGAGAACTATAAAATAGAGTTAAACAAAGCGCTCCATAAAGAGTTTGACAAAGATTTAGTGAAATGGCAGGCTCTTATTACAGAAAATAACATTATGCGATTTAACTCACCATTTGAAACAGGCGGCGCACAAGTGCCAGAAGCTTTTTATGAGATACTCCAAGATTTTTTCCCTCGCTATATAAAAGTCTTAAGCAACACTAAGTTTAAGAGCGAAATAGAAGAGATACGGGTCGAGGGACACACCTCTAATGGATGGGGAAGTATCGCTGACGCCAAAGAAGTCTATCTAAAAAACATGCATCTCTCTCAAGAAAGAGCTAGCAATGTACTCTCACTTTGCTATGGTTTGGATGATTTTTTTATTAGAAACAACATCAAGTGGCTCGAAGCAAACTTAAGAGCAAACGGGATGGCTTTTTCAAAACCGCTTTATGTTGATGGGTCTAAAACAGAGGATACTGAACGCTCCAAAAGAGTAGAATTTAAGGTTATTGCTAAAGATAAATAG
- a CDS encoding ATP-binding protein, whose amino-acid sequence MLQNLKEYQQSYLRVLDTNYKRYIHGVVDFNQKLIGIIGARGVGKTTFLLQYLRENDLPLSKKLYFSADAIDLDSLFDIAFEFSKEGGELLIIDEIHKYKNFEIELKKIYDMLSLKVIFSGSSAIRLDHSKGDLSRRALLYHMKGLSFREFIELKKSIKLPTFTTQEIFSNHIDIAYELGNDFKPFEFFQEYLKYGYYPFYFENEQSYLLKLQETINTVIEVDIPSIFPIEYDKIINLKKLVRLVCQSKPFKVNIKELSAKIGISDYQTLYKYLEYLKRGKILNLLRAKSKGDSIFVKPDKIYLANTNLHYSYCDQVEIGTIREVFFMSMFDEKDITLSSKGDFSVEDTYIVEVGGKTKSYNQIKDMPKSYIVSDDIEIGSGNKIPLWLFGFLY is encoded by the coding sequence ATGCTGCAAAATCTTAAAGAGTATCAACAGAGCTATCTAAGAGTGTTAGATACAAACTACAAAAGATATATACACGGCGTAGTAGATTTCAACCAAAAACTCATCGGCATCATAGGTGCTAGAGGGGTTGGAAAAACCACTTTTTTACTTCAGTATCTTAGAGAAAACGATTTACCACTTTCAAAAAAGCTCTATTTTAGTGCAGATGCCATAGATTTGGATTCACTCTTTGATATAGCATTTGAGTTTTCCAAAGAGGGCGGAGAACTTCTCATCATAGACGAAATTCACAAATATAAAAACTTTGAAATAGAGCTAAAAAAGATATATGACATGCTTAGTCTCAAAGTAATATTTAGCGGTAGTAGTGCCATAAGGCTTGACCACTCAAAAGGAGACTTAAGCAGAAGAGCATTGCTCTACCACATGAAAGGGTTATCTTTTAGAGAGTTTATAGAGCTTAAAAAGTCCATAAAACTACCCACTTTTACAACACAAGAAATATTTAGTAACCATATCGATATAGCTTATGAACTGGGTAATGATTTTAAACCTTTTGAGTTTTTTCAAGAGTACCTAAAATATGGATACTATCCGTTTTATTTTGAAAATGAGCAAAGCTATCTGCTCAAACTCCAAGAGACCATAAACACTGTTATAGAGGTAGATATCCCGTCCATCTTTCCCATAGAATACGACAAAATCATAAACTTAAAAAAACTTGTTCGTTTGGTGTGCCAATCGAAACCTTTTAAAGTCAACATAAAAGAGTTATCCGCAAAAATAGGCATAAGCGACTACCAAACACTCTATAAATACCTAGAATATCTCAAAAGAGGAAAGATTTTAAATCTCTTAAGAGCCAAAAGTAAAGGAGATTCTATCTTTGTAAAGCCAGATAAAATCTATCTTGCCAACACAAATCTACACTATAGCTACTGTGATCAAGTGGAAATCGGCACTATTAGAGAGGTCTTTTTTATGAGTATGTTTGATGAAAAAGATATAACACTATCATCAAAGGGCGATTTTAGTGTAGAAGATACTTACATAGTAGAAGTTGGCGGAAAAACCAAAAGCTATAACCAGATAAAAGATATGCCAAAGAGTTATATCGTATCTGATGATATAGAAATAGGAAGCGGCAATAAGATACCGCTATGGCTTTTTGGGTTTTTGTATTGA
- a CDS encoding helix-turn-helix domain-containing protein gives MQHLAENFKQKRLALNLTQEGLASKSGVSLGSLKRFENSSQISLESLLKLSVVLGCLDDFMNIAKTKENSFSSLDELLQTKKKPLKKRGKLK, from the coding sequence ATGCAACACTTAGCAGAAAACTTTAAGCAAAAAAGACTTGCGTTAAACCTAACGCAAGAGGGCTTGGCAAGCAAAAGCGGAGTGAGTCTCGGGAGTCTAAAGAGGTTTGAAAACAGCTCACAGATCTCTTTAGAGTCACTCTTAAAACTCTCTGTCGTTTTAGGTTGTCTTGATGATTTTATGAATATCGCAAAAACCAAAGAGAACTCTTTTAGCTCTTTGGATGAGTTGCTTCAAACCAAAAAGAAACCTTTAAAAAAGAGAGGCAAGTTAAAATGA
- a CDS encoding SEC-C metal-binding domain-containing protein: MGAFELFFTLLGSMALEEWFAPTNVINTLFQNAVFNSDDEAREVINEIMNFSNDISFTLMKFEEGNFKNRDIQTLSKNLCKIVLDKLTHESLRERYVPSIVAPLYNSFEAKGYDVDDFKNLIHSIHAEYKEFEGLSEDIAGVISMLSLCNTKEFTKILSEDGETLDGFLDYFVQHAIPTYATLDLLRKLEYLEEQNFEKAKRNDPCPCGSGKKYKKRPKRDSIFQLMENGTYFCDLDLMESGEISDIRDYFASHPKIIDEYLTKEQNFLSELELKTIKNFKNILYDQFIIMERINNSEVLAWNVQNKKIYLVYGLYDPIAEVVQELPCIASLILLEYEERIVFDGLMGVNRVEIGNNMLLDMIEEYRSIRDADGVVLRLGE; the protein is encoded by the coding sequence ATGGGAGCCTTTGAGCTCTTTTTTACACTTTTAGGCTCTATGGCACTAGAGGAGTGGTTTGCACCAACCAATGTCATTAACACTCTTTTTCAAAATGCCGTATTTAATTCAGATGATGAAGCCAGAGAAGTCATCAACGAAATAATGAACTTTAGCAATGATATCAGCTTTACTCTGATGAAGTTTGAGGAGGGCAACTTTAAAAACAGAGATATTCAAACACTGAGCAAAAACCTTTGCAAAATAGTTTTAGATAAACTCACACATGAGTCACTCAGAGAGAGATATGTTCCCTCTATCGTTGCTCCTCTTTATAACTCTTTTGAAGCTAAAGGGTATGATGTAGATGACTTTAAAAATCTGATTCACTCTATACATGCTGAGTATAAAGAGTTTGAGGGGCTAAGTGAAGATATTGCAGGAGTGATATCGATGCTCTCTTTGTGCAACACAAAAGAGTTTACAAAGATACTCTCAGAAGATGGCGAAACACTCGATGGATTTTTAGACTATTTTGTGCAACATGCCATACCGACTTACGCAACACTTGATTTACTTAGAAAACTGGAGTATTTAGAAGAGCAGAACTTTGAAAAGGCAAAGAGAAACGACCCATGCCCATGTGGCAGCGGTAAAAAATATAAAAAACGCCCCAAAAGAGACTCCATTTTTCAACTCATGGAAAACGGAACATATTTTTGTGATTTAGATCTTATGGAGAGTGGCGAGATATCCGACATTAGAGACTATTTTGCCTCGCATCCAAAAATTATCGATGAGTACTTAACTAAAGAGCAAAACTTTTTAAGTGAACTTGAACTAAAGACGATAAAAAACTTTAAAAATATCCTCTACGACCAATTTATCATTATGGAACGCATCAACAACTCCGAAGTGCTTGCGTGGAATGTCCAAAATAAAAAGATATATCTGGTTTATGGGCTTTATGACCCTATTGCCGAGGTCGTTCAAGAGTTGCCTTGTATCGCCTCTTTGATACTTTTAGAGTATGAAGAGAGGATAGTGTTTGATGGTTTGATGGGCGTGAACCGTGTTGAGATTGGGAATAATATGCTGCTAGATATGATTGAGGAGTATAGAAGTATTAGAGATGCAGATGGGGTTGTCCTGAGGCTTGGGGAGTAA